The following proteins are encoded in a genomic region of Phycodurus eques isolate BA_2022a chromosome 11, UOR_Pequ_1.1, whole genome shotgun sequence:
- the nphp1 gene encoding nephrocystin-1 isoform X2, translating into MPPKGKGPLQQVHKEVDDMRGQLESLLKDVQGKVETKEESFRRCQELQISAEKTLKNLTQLTKADEIAPVGNYDQRKLEEERRLHNVLEQLNKLSGELSPPGPSTEPPTGDAQKEDGEDDGTEDGDEADSDEDTAADKDDSRKDESQAPNATPHSGPCIYTALSDFKGDQDGDLTVKRGDTLKIIRKTSDGWWLAENANGDRGVVPRTYLKIGSVLGDDKDEEEDEESDEAEEEQEGSEELGEEEEEDDEEEEEKRSDAPQSNWPTFRKALTEIDATDVLAAMGTIPSGFRPSTLSKLLVDEGAKYRGSHFMQPELSQSQLSFSDLFLDPDTGRVRPRHTRTCVCFTLWSCKSIPTPGVGVQVLSRHIRLCAFDGTRVLSNIHTVRATYTPKKPRTWLFSPRTAGLLPSLLDGDCFLRCDADNPDLGILFELGVTFIRNSTGERGDLSCGWTFLKLSDAAGNPLPHRTYEIPVSGGTPYEKDVDMEGSLTRAHAESAAAAQTHRQVQDAQQSHQNATQLPAQHAAALSELGPAAGDVQAAAGRRAAGGPAHHAERGFDIQSRACYFPDPRGPTRPAGCCQDCLDGCGKQHEPGTEERRGSGEAGVREGVPVVCVVPAALVFSAVPPLGRPRLGGAALAPHRLHAGGAQAGPRPIGELGVTGRPRPRSSGL; encoded by the exons ATGCCGCCCAAGGGAAAAGGACCCCTGCAACAGGTCCACAAAGAGGTGGACGACATGAGGGGGCAG CTGGAGAGTTTGTTGAAAGATGTTCAGGGTAAGGTGGAAACCAAAGAAGAGTCCTTTCGGAG GTGCCAAGAACTTCAGATATCCGCAGAGAAAACACTGAAGAATCTGACACAGCTGACCAAG GCTGATGAGATTGCACCAGTGGGCAACTACGACCAGAGGAAACTCGAGGAAGAAAGACGATTGCACAACGTCCTGGAGCAGCTGAACAAACTCTCCGGGGAGCTGTCGCCGCCGGGACCCAGCACGGAGCCGCCGACGGG TGACGCCCAGAAAGAAGACGGCGAGGACGACGGGACCGAAGACGGCGATGAGGCCGACAGCGACGAAGACACCGCCGCCGATAAGGACGACAGCCGCAAGGACGAGAGTCAAGCGCCGAACGCGACCCCGCACTCGGGGCCTTGCATCTACACCGCGCTCAGTGATTTCAAAGGGGACCAGGATGGAGATTTGACTGTTAAG CGAGGCGACACATTGAAAATCATCAGGAAGACGAGTGACGGCTGGTGGCTGGCCGAGAACGCCAACGGCGACAGAGGAGTGGTGCCAAGAACATACCTGAAG ATCGGTTCTGTCCTCGGTGACGACAaggatgaagaagaagatgaagagtCTGACGAGGCTGAGGAGGAGCAAGAGGGTTCCGAAGAGCTgggcgaagaagaagaagaagatgatgaagaagaagaagagaagcgGAG TGACGCTCCCCAGTCGAATTGGCCCACTTTTAGAAAAGCGCTAACTGAG ATTGACGCTACCGACGTCCTCGCCGCCATGGGCACCATCCCTTCCGGGTTCAGGCCGTCCACTCTCAGTAAACTGCTGGTGGATGAAG GTGCCAAATACAGAGGAAGTCATTTCATGCAGCCGGagctcagccaatcacagctctCCTTCAGCGACCTCTTCTTGGATCCGGACACTGGCAGG GTACGCCCACGACACACGCGGACGTGCGTTTGCTTCACCCTGTGGAGCTGCAAGAGTATTCCCACACCCGGGGTCGGCGTCCAAGTCCTCAGCAGACACATTCGCCTGTGCGCCTTCGACGGAACTCGG GTGCTGAGTAACATCCATACGGTCAGAGCCACCTACACCCCCAAAAAGCCCAGGACATGGCTCTTCTCCCCGCGG ACGGCCGGCCTCCTGCCCTCGCTGCTGGACGGAGACTGCTTCCTGCGCTGCGACGCCGACAACCCCGACCTCGGAATCCTCTTCGAGCTGGGCGTCACCTTCATACGCAAC TCGACAGGCGAGCGGGGAGACCTGAGCTGCGGTTGGACTTTCCTCAAACTGAGCGACGCCGCCGGAAACCCGCTTCCTCACAG gaCATATGAGATCCCAGTGAGTGGCGGCACTCCTTACGAGAAGGACGTCGACATGGAGGGGTCGCTCACTCGAGCAC ATGCTGAAAGCGCGGCGGCAGCCCAAACTCATCGTCAAGTTCAAGACGCCCAACAGTCGCATCAAAATGCAACTCAG CTTCCTGCCCAACACGCTGCTGCACTGTCTGAGCTCGGTCCCGCTGCTGGCGATGTACAGGCAGCTGCTGGCCGACGCGCTGCTGGTGGACCGGCCCACCATGCAGAACGCGG ATTTGATATTCAGTCCCGTGCTTGCTACTTTCCCGACCCTCGTGGACCAACCCGACCTGCTGGATGCTGTCAGG acTGCCTGGATGGATGCGGAAAACAACATGAGCCGGGCACAGAAG aGAGACGAGGCTCGGGTGAAGCAGGAGTTCGCGAAGGCGTTCCAGTCGTCTGCGTCGTTCCTGCTGCGCTCGTCTTCTCTGCCGTCCCACCGTTGGGCCGACCCCGCCTCGGAGGAGCAGCGCTCGCGCCTCATCGCCTCCACGCTGGAGGCGCTCAAGCGGGCCCGCGGCCCATCGGGGAGCTCGGAGTTACTGGCCGACCCCGGCCGCGCTCATCTGGCCTTTGA
- the nphp1 gene encoding nephrocystin-1 isoform X1, producing MPPKGKGPLQQVHKEVDDMRGQLESLLKDVQGKVETKEESFRRCQELQISAEKTLKNLTQLTKADEIAPVGNYDQRKLEEERRLHNVLEQLNKLSGELSPPGPSTEPPTGDAQKEDGEDDGTEDGDEADSDEDTAADKDDSRKDESQAPNATPHSGPCIYTALSDFKGDQDGDLTVKRGDTLKIIRKTSDGWWLAENANGDRGVVPRTYLKIGSVLGDDKDEEEDEESDEAEEEQEGSEELGEEEEEDDEEEEEKRSDAPQSNWPTFRKALTEIDATDVLAAMGTIPSGFRPSTLSKLLVDEGAKYRGSHFMQPELSQSQLSFSDLFLDPDTGRVRPRHTRTCVCFTLWSCKSIPTPGVGVQVLSRHIRLCAFDGTRVLSNIHTVRATYTPKKPRTWLFSPRTAGLLPSLLDGDCFLRCDADNPDLGILFELGVTFIRNSTGERGDLSCGWTFLKLSDAAGNPLPHRTYEIPVSGGTPYEKDVDMEGSLTRAPPAGMFQQMLKARRQPKLIVKFKTPNSRIKMQLSFLPNTLLHCLSSVPLLAMYRQLLADALLVDRPTMQNADLIFSPVLATFPTLVDQPDLLDAVRTAWMDAENNMSRAQKRDEARVKQEFAKAFQSSASFLLRSSSLPSHRWADPASEEQRSRLIASTLEALKRARGPSGSSELLADPGRAHLAFDVTEMTFDLLRVAR from the exons ATGCCGCCCAAGGGAAAAGGACCCCTGCAACAGGTCCACAAAGAGGTGGACGACATGAGGGGGCAG CTGGAGAGTTTGTTGAAAGATGTTCAGGGTAAGGTGGAAACCAAAGAAGAGTCCTTTCGGAG GTGCCAAGAACTTCAGATATCCGCAGAGAAAACACTGAAGAATCTGACACAGCTGACCAAG GCTGATGAGATTGCACCAGTGGGCAACTACGACCAGAGGAAACTCGAGGAAGAAAGACGATTGCACAACGTCCTGGAGCAGCTGAACAAACTCTCCGGGGAGCTGTCGCCGCCGGGACCCAGCACGGAGCCGCCGACGGG TGACGCCCAGAAAGAAGACGGCGAGGACGACGGGACCGAAGACGGCGATGAGGCCGACAGCGACGAAGACACCGCCGCCGATAAGGACGACAGCCGCAAGGACGAGAGTCAAGCGCCGAACGCGACCCCGCACTCGGGGCCTTGCATCTACACCGCGCTCAGTGATTTCAAAGGGGACCAGGATGGAGATTTGACTGTTAAG CGAGGCGACACATTGAAAATCATCAGGAAGACGAGTGACGGCTGGTGGCTGGCCGAGAACGCCAACGGCGACAGAGGAGTGGTGCCAAGAACATACCTGAAG ATCGGTTCTGTCCTCGGTGACGACAaggatgaagaagaagatgaagagtCTGACGAGGCTGAGGAGGAGCAAGAGGGTTCCGAAGAGCTgggcgaagaagaagaagaagatgatgaagaagaagaagagaagcgGAG TGACGCTCCCCAGTCGAATTGGCCCACTTTTAGAAAAGCGCTAACTGAG ATTGACGCTACCGACGTCCTCGCCGCCATGGGCACCATCCCTTCCGGGTTCAGGCCGTCCACTCTCAGTAAACTGCTGGTGGATGAAG GTGCCAAATACAGAGGAAGTCATTTCATGCAGCCGGagctcagccaatcacagctctCCTTCAGCGACCTCTTCTTGGATCCGGACACTGGCAGG GTACGCCCACGACACACGCGGACGTGCGTTTGCTTCACCCTGTGGAGCTGCAAGAGTATTCCCACACCCGGGGTCGGCGTCCAAGTCCTCAGCAGACACATTCGCCTGTGCGCCTTCGACGGAACTCGG GTGCTGAGTAACATCCATACGGTCAGAGCCACCTACACCCCCAAAAAGCCCAGGACATGGCTCTTCTCCCCGCGG ACGGCCGGCCTCCTGCCCTCGCTGCTGGACGGAGACTGCTTCCTGCGCTGCGACGCCGACAACCCCGACCTCGGAATCCTCTTCGAGCTGGGCGTCACCTTCATACGCAAC TCGACAGGCGAGCGGGGAGACCTGAGCTGCGGTTGGACTTTCCTCAAACTGAGCGACGCCGCCGGAAACCCGCTTCCTCACAG gaCATATGAGATCCCAGTGAGTGGCGGCACTCCTTACGAGAAGGACGTCGACATGGAGGGGTCGCTCACTCGAGCAC CTCCAGCTGGCATGTTCCAGCAGATGCTGAAAGCGCGGCGGCAGCCCAAACTCATCGTCAAGTTCAAGACGCCCAACAGTCGCATCAAAATGCAACTCAG CTTCCTGCCCAACACGCTGCTGCACTGTCTGAGCTCGGTCCCGCTGCTGGCGATGTACAGGCAGCTGCTGGCCGACGCGCTGCTGGTGGACCGGCCCACCATGCAGAACGCGG ATTTGATATTCAGTCCCGTGCTTGCTACTTTCCCGACCCTCGTGGACCAACCCGACCTGCTGGATGCTGTCAGG acTGCCTGGATGGATGCGGAAAACAACATGAGCCGGGCACAGAAG aGAGACGAGGCTCGGGTGAAGCAGGAGTTCGCGAAGGCGTTCCAGTCGTCTGCGTCGTTCCTGCTGCGCTCGTCTTCTCTGCCGTCCCACCGTTGGGCCGACCCCGCCTCGGAGGAGCAGCGCTCGCGCCTCATCGCCTCCACGCTGGAGGCGCTCAAGCGGGCCCGCGGCCCATCGGGGAGCTCGGAGTTACTGGCCGACCCCGGCCGCGCTCATCTGGCCTTTGACGTTACTGAGATGACCTTTGACCTCCTGCGGGTGGCGCGCTAG
- the LOC133410044 gene encoding myelin and lymphocyte protein-like: MASTTSGDVLPTGGRIFTSIPDLFFIPEFVFGTLVWILVASTCVYPDHPLGWVMFVSVFCCVFTTLLFFLYLCGANQSGICPALDMCYHFLAAVFYLSASVILAYITVLKGWGVTVNSGGTLSIVPLIGEGLKIYRLDVAAVVMSHVSTLLYFLHAIFSAIRWKRA, from the exons ATGGCTTCCACCACGTCGGGAGATGTTCTGCCCACCGGCGGCAGGATTTTCACCAGCATCCCCGACTTGTTTTTCATCCCAGAGTTT GTGTTTGGCACTCTGGTGTGGATCCTGGTGGCGTCCACCTGCGTGTACCCGGACCATCCCCTAGGCTGGGTCATGTTCGTGTCCGTCTTCTGCTGCGTCTTCACCACGCTCTTGTTCTTCCTCTACCTGTGCGGAGCCAATCAGAGCGGCATTTGCCCCGCCCTG GATATGTGCTACCATTTCTTGGCGGCGGTGTTCTACCTGAGCGCGTCGGTGATCCTGGCCTACATCACCGTGCTCAAGGGCTGGGGCGTCACCGTCAACTCCGGGGGCACCCTGTCCATTGTGCCCCTCATCGGCGAAGGCCTCAAGATCTACAGGCTGGACGTAGCCGCCGTG GTGATGTCACACGTGTCCACGCTCCTCTACTTCCTGCACGCCATCTTCTCCGCCATCCGATGGAAAAGAGCCTAA